One Helianthus annuus cultivar XRQ/B chromosome 12, HanXRQr2.0-SUNRISE, whole genome shotgun sequence genomic region harbors:
- the LOC118485082 gene encoding uncharacterized protein LOC118485082, translated as MELAHRAHWAIKTVNADYDEAGKLRKLQLSEIEEIRDEAYECASAYKDKLKKVHDAKLRKKTFEVGQKVWLYNSRLKMFAGKLKSKWMGPYVIRRVGRFGDVDIQDEQTLKQQTVNGHRLKPYLEGNDINNLELDKAGYILRPVEEEQP; from the coding sequence ATGGAGTTGGCGCATCGGGCGCATTGGGCGATCAAGACAGTCAATGCGGATTACGACGAGGCGGGTAAGTTGAGAAAGTTACAATTGAGCGAGATAGAAGAGATTCGAGATGAGGCGTACGAATGTGCATCGGCTTATAAGGATAAGCTAAAGAAAGTGCATGATGCAAAGTTGCGCAAGAAAACGTTCGAAGTAGGGCAGAAGGTGTGGTTGTACAACTCACGACTGAAAATGTTCGCGGGCAAacttaaaagcaaatggatgggtccgtatGTTATTCGAAGAGTTGGGCGATTTGGTGACGTGGACATCCAAGATGAGCAAAcgttgaaacaacaaacggtgaacggtcaccgcttGAAGCCGTATTTGGAAGGAaatgacatcaacaacttggagcttgacaaagcgggctacatcttacGCCCGGTGGAggaggaacaaccatga